From the Homo sapiens chromosome 1, GRCh38.p14 Primary Assembly genome, one window contains:
- the B3GALT2 gene encoding beta-1,3-galactosyltransferase 2 produces the protein MLQWRRRHCCFAKMTWNAKRSLFRTHLIGVLSLVFLFAMFLFFNHHDWLPGRAGFKENPVTYTFRGFRSTKSETNHSSLRNIWKETVPQTLRPQTATNSNNTDLSPQGVTGLENTLSANGSIYNEKGTGHPNSYHFKYIINEPEKCQEKSPFLILLIAAEPGQIEARRAIRQTWGNESLAPGIQITRIFLLGLSIKLNGYLQRAILEESRQYHDIIQQEYLDTYYNLTIKTLMGMNWVATYCPHIPYVMKTDSDMFVNTEYLINKLLKPDLPPRHNYFTGYLMRGYAPNRNKDSKWYMPPDLYPSERYPVFCSGTGYVFSGDLAEKIFKVSLGIRRLHLEDVYVGICLAKLRIDPVPPPNEFVFNHWRVSYSSCKYSHLITSHQFQPSELIKYWNHLQQNKHNACANAAKEKAGRYRHRKLH, from the coding sequence ATGCTTCAGTGGAGGAGAAGACACTGCTGCTTTGCAAAGATGACCTGGAATGCCAAAAGGTCTCTGTTCCGCACTCATCTTATTGGAGTACTTTCTCTAGTGTTTCTTTttgctatgtttttgtttttcaatcatCATGACTGGCTGCCAGGCAGAGCTGGATTCAAAGAAAACCCTGTGACATACACTTTCCGAGGATTTCGGTCAACAAAAAGTGAGACAAACCACAGCTCCCTTCGGAACATTTGGAAAGAAACAGTCCCTCAAACCCTGAGGCCTCAAACAGCAACTAACTCTAATAACACAGACCTGTCACCACAAGGAGTTACAGGCCTGGAGAATACACTTAGTGCCAATGGAAGTATTTACAATGAAAAAGGTACTGGACATCCAAATTCTTaccatttcaaatatattattaatgaGCCTGAAAAATGCCAAGAGAAAAGTCCTTTTTTAATACTACTAATAGCTGCAGAGCCTGGACAAATAGAAGCTAGAAGAGCTATTCGGCAAACTTGGGGCAATGAAAGTCTAGCACCTGGTATTCAAATCACAAGAATATTTTTGTTGGGCTTAAGTATTAAGCTAAATGGCTACCTTCAACGTGCAATACTGGAAGAAAGCAGACAATATCATGATATAATTCAACAGGAATACTTAGATACGTACTATAATTTGACCATTAAAACACTAATGGGCATGAACTGGGTTGCAACATACTGTCCACATATTCCATATGTTATGAAAACTGACAGTGACATGTTTGTCAACACTGAATATTTAATCAATAAGTTACTGAAGCCAGATCTGCCTCCCAGACATAACTATTTCACTGGTTACCTAATGCGAGGATATGCACCCAATCGAAACAAAGATAGCAAGTGGTACATGCCACCAGACCTCTACCCAAGTGAGCGTTATCCTGTCTTCTGTTCTGGAACTGGTTATGTTTTTTCTGGAGATCTggcagaaaagatttttaaagtttctttaggTATCCGCCGTTTGCACTTGGAAGATGTATATGTAGGGATCTGTCTTGCCAAGTTGAGAATTGATCCTGTACCCCCTCCCAATGAGTTTGTGTTCAATCACTGGCGAGTCTCTTATTCGAGCTGTAAATACAGCCACCTAATTACCTCTCATCAGTTCCAGCCTAGTGAACTGATAAAATACTGGAACCATTTACAACAAAATAAGCACAATGCCTGTGCCAACGCAGCAAAAGAAAAGGCAGGCAGGTATCGCCACCGTAAACTACAttag